Proteins encoded by one window of Paenibacillus sp. DCT19:
- a CDS encoding UxaA family hydrolase, with protein sequence MNTTSTVQDWIAIHPQDDVIITLREYTKGETIVLPDDVSFALLDDVPKGHKIAVHHIEAGEDVMKYGFSIGVAKEQIAQGSWIHSHNLKTGLHGLLEYEYNPGLASKTEMPPEHLRSFDGYLRPNGEAGIRNEIWIVNTVGCINKVCEALARMGQSQFGNRVDGVFHFPHPFGCSQLGDDLKYTQQLLASLVEHPNAGGVLVIGLGCENNQVDQFRECIAPEYQGKVRFLKAQETDDELEEGLRLMEELVEVAEQEKRQPLPLSKLKIGLKCGGSDGLSGITANPLVGSVADMLVAAGGTAILTEVPEMFGAETILMNRAANEQVFEDLVDLVNGFKQYFVNHGQNIYENPSPGNKAGGITTLEEKSLGCTQKGGRSEVVDVLRYGKRVTKTGLNIVEAPGNDLVSVTALSAAGAHIVLFTTGRGTPFGGPVPTVKIATQSDLANRKKHWIDFNAGQLLEGQTMDDVKVQLFSQLIDIASGRSQTLSEQHGFREIAIFKDGVIL encoded by the coding sequence ATGAATACAACAAGTACAGTTCAGGACTGGATTGCAATCCATCCTCAGGATGATGTTATTATAACGCTACGCGAATACACAAAAGGCGAAACGATTGTATTGCCTGATGATGTTTCTTTTGCTCTGCTAGATGATGTGCCTAAAGGTCATAAGATTGCGGTACATCATATCGAAGCTGGCGAAGATGTAATGAAATATGGATTCTCTATTGGTGTAGCAAAGGAACAGATTGCGCAGGGGAGCTGGATTCACAGCCATAACCTAAAAACAGGTTTGCACGGATTGCTCGAATATGAATATAATCCAGGACTTGCATCCAAGACAGAGATGCCTCCAGAACATCTACGTTCGTTCGATGGTTATCTTCGTCCTAATGGCGAAGCGGGCATACGTAATGAAATCTGGATCGTTAATACAGTTGGCTGCATTAATAAAGTGTGCGAGGCATTGGCACGGATGGGTCAGTCCCAGTTCGGCAATCGTGTGGATGGTGTATTTCATTTTCCTCATCCGTTTGGTTGCTCTCAACTCGGCGATGACTTGAAATATACACAGCAGTTGCTCGCTTCATTGGTAGAACATCCGAATGCAGGCGGAGTGCTGGTCATTGGTCTTGGCTGTGAGAACAATCAGGTAGACCAGTTCCGTGAATGTATTGCACCCGAGTATCAGGGTAAGGTTCGTTTTCTCAAAGCGCAAGAAACAGATGACGAGTTAGAGGAAGGTTTACGCTTAATGGAGGAACTGGTAGAGGTCGCTGAACAGGAAAAGCGCCAGCCGCTTCCACTTAGCAAGCTCAAGATTGGTTTGAAGTGCGGTGGCTCTGACGGCTTATCGGGCATCACTGCTAATCCACTTGTCGGCTCAGTAGCGGATATGCTTGTCGCGGCAGGGGGGACAGCGATCCTGACAGAGGTGCCAGAAATGTTTGGTGCGGAGACGATATTAATGAACCGTGCTGCCAATGAGCAAGTATTTGAGGATTTGGTCGATCTAGTCAATGGTTTCAAGCAATACTTTGTTAATCATGGTCAGAACATATATGAGAATCCTTCGCCAGGTAATAAGGCTGGCGGCATCACGACATTGGAAGAGAAGTCACTCGGATGTACACAGAAGGGCGGACGCTCTGAGGTTGTTGATGTGTTGCGTTATGGTAAACGTGTAACCAAAACCGGACTAAACATTGTAGAGGCACCGGGCAATGATCTCGTATCGGTAACAGCCCTTTCTGCAGCGGGTGCCCACATTGTCCTGTTCACGACTGGACGAGGAACACCGTTTGGTGGCCCTGTACCCACCGTCAAAATTGCGACTCAATCCGATCTAGCGAACCGTAAAAAGCATTGGATTGACTTTAACGCAGGCCAACTGCTCGAAGGTCAGACGATGGATGATGTGAAGGTTCAGCTGTTCAGTCAATTAATCGACATCGCTTCTGGACGGAGTCAGACGCTGAGTGAACAACATGGTTTTCGGGAGATTGCCATATTCAAGGACGGCGTAATTTTGTAG